Proteins encoded together in one Antennarius striatus isolate MH-2024 chromosome 13, ASM4005453v1, whole genome shotgun sequence window:
- the proser1 gene encoding proline and serine-rich protein 1 isoform X4 — translation MEILKYFSWAEPQIKAVKALQHKMVAIPTTKVANILNCFTFSKDRLVVLELIALNISDAQNYRPVEDLFRIHLSEKKRARRILEQVCKVGCKAPVAMISSCGIIPGNPYPKGRPSLVSGTFPGIPPIKKESDKKDDPSNIMEGKGIASRIIGPFKPFPSTYNPQRPVPYPIPPCRPHATIAPSAYNNAGHVSVGGVIRASVPPPPYNSTHKVAGYTKPGNPQNATPGVNSGPLFIPHGSTPSTPTHAPQASPGQPTPTTPITPVFPGMVPSYNPNASSPSPAPSPSVIKAGPQTPSGHATPTPSSVIKAHTPSGTPCGTPVPGGFSSSPFHVASRPNTPASSRSSSDPLSQMNSMGSTQQKGFTTDHPSGPTLPGIQAQAGNPSGSVIRSCTPSGPPSLTPGSSTPLIPSCSTPGSSSKPSQVHSAQIQAAMAAAGVLNRHTGGSTNGSNSPVPSAFKGTSRSGTPCVSSLVVPGSAQAALARSFGLSHPSGSPQVSLPSPVAITGLQALSSSPAPPHYPGLSPFSSLSSSLPPSTLPTSMPAIPPTSSISNHPPTSIYHQGLAPNSAPSAASPFALGLTSAPSIFPGLPPGPSPAAFPGLGVSGGHGAGSPVLSSFMGLPGATPSSVASVAPLQAVAAAAAAVAGVPSSSAVLPGFASAFSSNFQPGLSGGLQPPGSSGFPSLLSFPGVPGFSPSASPAALSGLHNPSMSSALLQAHPTSAVESFPPQPNSFTNYPPGPGNPFPLQPGLHPQLGWQ, via the exons ATGGAGATATTGAAGTACTTCTCATGGGCAGAGCCACAGATCAAAGCAGTTAAGGCTTTGCAACAT AAAATGGTTGCAATCCCGACAACCAAAGTTGCAAATATCCTGAATTGCTTCACCTTCTCAAAGGACAGGCTGGTTGTCCTGGAACTCATAGCTTT GAACATTTCAGATGCTCAAAATTATCGCCCTGTGGAGGATCTATTTCGAATACACTTGTCTGAGAAGAAGCGAGCTCGTAGGATACTGGAGCAA GTTTGTAAGGTTGGTTGTAAGGCTCCAGTGGCCATGATCTCCTCTTGTGGGATCATCCCAGGAAATCCATACCCTAAAGGCAGACCCAGCCTGGTCAGCGGCACATTTCCT GGAATCCCTccaataaagaaagaaagcgaTAAGAAAGATGACCCCTCCAATATTATGGAGGGGAAGGGAATTGCTTCACGGATCATTGGGCCATTCAAACCT TTTCCATCAACCTACAATCCTCAACGGCCTGTGCCCTACCCCATACCGCCCTGCCGACCTCATGCTACCATTGCGCCAA GTGCATACAACAACGCAGGCCATGTTTCTGTGGGAGGGGTTATAAGAGCCAGTGTGCCCCCTCCCCCCTACAACTCCACCCACAAAGTAGCAG GTTACACCAAACCAGGCAACCCACAGAACGCCACACCTGGAGTCAACAGCGGACCCCTTTTCATTCCTCATGGATCCACACCCTCTACCCCTACCCATGCaccccaggcctctcctggccagCCAACTCCTACAACACCTATAACCCCAGTTTTCCCTGGCATGGTGCCCTCTTACAACCCCAACgcttcttctccttcccctGCTCCATCCCCTTCTGTGATCAAGGCAGGACCACAGACCCCAAGTGGCCATGCTACACCTACACCCTCATCTGTCATTAAAGCCCACACCCCTTCTGGTACGCCTTGTGGAACTCCTGTCCCAGGTGGATtttcctcctcccccttccATGTCGCTTCCAGACCGAACACCCCCGCCAGTTCTCGCAGTAGTTCAGACCCCTTATCTCAGATGAACTCCATGGGCTCAACTCAGCAGAAAGGCTTTACCACAGACCACCCATCAGGTCCCACCCTTCCTGGCATACAGGCACAAGCAGGTAACCCCTCTGGGTCCGTGATTCGCAGTTGCACTCCCTCAGGACCACCATCTCTCACTCCTGGATCCTCCACCCCACTTATTCCAAGCTGTTCTACCCCAGGCTCTAGTTCCAAACCCTCCCAAGTTCATTCTGCACAGATTCAGGCTGCCATGGCTGCTGCTGGAGTCTTAAACAGACACACGGGAGGTAGCACTAATGGCAGTAACAGCCCTGTGCCCTCTGCTTTCAAGGGCACCTCTCGCTCTGGCACACCGTGTGTTAGCTCCCTGGTGGTACCAGGTTCTGCTCAAGCTGCCCTTGCACGGTCCTTTGGCCTGTCGCACCCCTCAGGTTCTCCTCAAGTCTCCCTCCCAAGTCCTGTTGCTATCACAGGCCTTCAAGCTCTCTCCTCCAGCCCAGCACCACCTCATTATCCTGGCCTGTCCCCTTTTTCATCCctttcttcctcccttcctccttccACCCTCCCTACATCCATGCCTGCAATTCCCCCTACAAGCAGTATTTCTAACCATCCTCCAACTTCCATCTACCACCAAGGCTTGGCTCCCAACTCTGCACCAAGTGCAGCTTCACCTTTTGCTCTGGGCCTCACTTCTGCGCCCTCTATATTCCCAGGCCTCCCACCTGGGCCTAGTCCTGCTGCCTTCCCAGGATTGGGAGTTTCAGGAGGGCACGGTGCTGGCAGCCCTGTCTTGTCTTCTTTCATGGGACTGCCAGGGGCTACTCCATCTTCAGTGGCATCGGTGGCACCTCTACAGGCAgtcgctgctgcagctgcagccgtGGCAGGAGTTCCATCATCTTCCGCAGTTCTACCAGGCTTTGCATCTGCTTTCAGCTCCAACTTCCAGCCTGG GTTGAGTGGTGGGCTCCAGCCGCCAGGGAGCAGTGGATTCCCCAGCCTGCTGTCCTTCCCTGGGGTACCAGGCttctctccctctgcctccccTGCTGCCCTTAGTGGCCTCCATAACCCGAGCATGTCATCTGCATTGCTGCAG GCTCATCCTACATCTGCTGTGGAGAGTTTTCCTCCTCAGCCCAACAGCTTCACCAACTACCCTCCAGGCCCAGGAAACCCCTTCCCCCTCCAACCAGGCCTACACCCCCAATTGGGTTGGCAATAA
- the LOC137605740 gene encoding probable tubulin polyglutamylase TTLL9 — protein MSKFKISGYKDQRDCTKTEKREKRQHTRSRVYYKCGPLSTIKDVLHRRPGWVEVKDDREWDFCWCDLVGLRETFEQGYMKEHMRINHFPNYYELSRKNHMVKNLKKYRRHLEKIDGRTEASKCDFFPVTFALPNEYHLFLEKFKKNPDSVWIMKPAGRSQGRGIFLFKKLADMYSRKEGTCSEEQKDTAEEESYVVQRYIEKPYLINGRKFDLRVYVLVTSFAPLKAWLYRDGFARFSSTRFSLSSFDDKYMHLTNVAVQKTAPDYDPEKGCKWQLQQLRRYLTAKNGRDVVEALFKEMDNIFLSSLQSVQKVIINDKHCFELYGYDILLDENLKPWLLEVNASPSLSASSPEDFKMKCSLLEDMLHIVDMEGRLTGKEKRVGGFDLMWNNGPVYFENAELESLGISRFPANTHLGCVNDREKQLRELLKPFPQEYDITHHMNERMNE, from the exons ATGTCAAAGTTTAAG ATATCAGGATACAAAGATCAACGTGACTGTACCAAAACCGAGAAGCG GGAGAAGAGACAACACACGAGAAGTCGTGTGTATTACAAATGTGGTCCATTAAGCACCATAAAGGATGTACTGCACCGGAGACCAGGTTGGGTTGAAGTTAAAGA TGATAGAGAGTGGGACTTCTGCTGGTGTGATTTGGTTGGGCTCCGGGAGACTTTTGAGCAGGGTTACATGAAGGAGCACATGAGAATAAACCACTTTCCTAACTATTATGAG CTGTCTCGCAAAAACCACATGgtgaaaaatctaaaaaaataccGAAGACATCTGGAAAAGATTGATGGCCGCACGGAAGCATCCAAATGTGATTTTTTCCCTGTCACCTTTGCACTACCCAATGAATATCATCTCTTTTtggagaagtttaaaaaaaaccctgacagCGTCTGGATTATGAAGCCG GCAGGAAGATCTCAAGGAAGAGGTATTTTCCTGTTCAAGAAACTGGCAGATATGTACTCGAGAAAG GAAGGAACCTGTTCAGAGGAACAGAAGGATACGGCTGAAGAGGAAAGCTATGTGGTTCAACGCTACATTGAAAAGCCCTACCTAATAAATG GCAGGAAGTTTGATCTGAGGGTTTATGTGCTGGTCACATCA TTTGCTCCCTTGAAGGCCTGGCTGTATCGAGATGGCTTTGCACGCTTCTCCAGCACTCGCTTCTCCCTCAGCTCTTTCGACGACAAGT ATATGCACCTCACCAATGTAGCTGTTCAAAAAACAGCTCCAGACTATGATCCTGAAAAG GGTTGTAAGTGGCAGTTGCAACAGCTTCGAAGATACCTGACCGCAAAAAATGGCAGAGACGTCGTAGAAGCTCTCTTTAAAGAGATGGACAACATCTTTCTGAGCAGTCTACAGAGTGTACAAAAAGTCATTATAAATGACAAGCACTGCTTTGAGCTCTATGGTTATGACATTCTCCTGGATGAGAACCTCAAACC GTGGTTACTCGAAGTAAATGCGTCTCCATCACTGTCAGCCAGCAGTCCAGAGGATTTCAAAATGAAGTGCAGCCTGCTGGAAGACATGCTGCATATTGTTGATATGGAGGGAAG ACTtacaggaaaagagaaaagggTGGGTGGCTTTGATCTCATGTGGAACAACGGACCCGTTTATTTTGAGAATGCCGAACTAGAATCATTGGGCATTTCGAGATTCCCTGCAAATACACATTTAG GATGCGTgaatgacagagaaaaacagctCCGCGAGCTTCTAAAACCATTTCCACAAGAATATGATATAACACACcatatgaatgaaagaatgaatgaatga
- the proser1 gene encoding proline and serine-rich protein 1 isoform X1: MDKKSFDIVLDEIRKCVLTDQRIKAIEQVHGYFSSEQVMEILKYFSWAEPQIKAVKALQHKMVAIPTTKVANILNCFTFSKDRLVVLELIALNISDAQNYRPVEDLFRIHLSEKKRARRILEQVCKVGCKAPVAMISSCGIIPGNPYPKGRPSLVSGTFPGIPPIKKESDKKDDPSNIMEGKGIASRIIGPFKPFPSTYNPQRPVPYPIPPCRPHATIAPSAYNNAGHVSVGGVIRASVPPPPYNSTHKVAGYTKPGNPQNATPGVNSGPLFIPHGSTPSTPTHAPQASPGQPTPTTPITPVFPGMVPSYNPNASSPSPAPSPSVIKAGPQTPSGHATPTPSSVIKAHTPSGTPCGTPVPGGFSSSPFHVASRPNTPASSRSSSDPLSQMNSMGSTQQKGFTTDHPSGPTLPGIQAQAGNPSGSVIRSCTPSGPPSLTPGSSTPLIPSCSTPGSSSKPSQVHSAQIQAAMAAAGVLNRHTGGSTNGSNSPVPSAFKGTSRSGTPCVSSLVVPGSAQAALARSFGLSHPSGSPQVSLPSPVAITGLQALSSSPAPPHYPGLSPFSSLSSSLPPSTLPTSMPAIPPTSSISNHPPTSIYHQGLAPNSAPSAASPFALGLTSAPSIFPGLPPGPSPAAFPGLGVSGGHGAGSPVLSSFMGLPGATPSSVASVAPLQAVAAAAAAVAGVPSSSAVLPGFASAFSSNFQPGLSGGLQPPGSSGFPSLLSFPGVPGFSPSASPAALSGLHNPSMSSALLQAHPTSAVESFPPQPNSFTNYPPGPGNPFPLQPGLHPQLGWQ; the protein is encoded by the exons ATGGATAAGAAATCATTTGATATTGTTCTGGATGAGATCAGGAAG TGCGTCCTGACCGATCAGCGTATCAAAGCCATTGAGCAGGTGCATGGATATTTCTCCAGTGAACAG GTGATGGAGATATTGAAGTACTTCTCATGGGCAGAGCCACAGATCAAAGCAGTTAAGGCTTTGCAACAT AAAATGGTTGCAATCCCGACAACCAAAGTTGCAAATATCCTGAATTGCTTCACCTTCTCAAAGGACAGGCTGGTTGTCCTGGAACTCATAGCTTT GAACATTTCAGATGCTCAAAATTATCGCCCTGTGGAGGATCTATTTCGAATACACTTGTCTGAGAAGAAGCGAGCTCGTAGGATACTGGAGCAA GTTTGTAAGGTTGGTTGTAAGGCTCCAGTGGCCATGATCTCCTCTTGTGGGATCATCCCAGGAAATCCATACCCTAAAGGCAGACCCAGCCTGGTCAGCGGCACATTTCCT GGAATCCCTccaataaagaaagaaagcgaTAAGAAAGATGACCCCTCCAATATTATGGAGGGGAAGGGAATTGCTTCACGGATCATTGGGCCATTCAAACCT TTTCCATCAACCTACAATCCTCAACGGCCTGTGCCCTACCCCATACCGCCCTGCCGACCTCATGCTACCATTGCGCCAA GTGCATACAACAACGCAGGCCATGTTTCTGTGGGAGGGGTTATAAGAGCCAGTGTGCCCCCTCCCCCCTACAACTCCACCCACAAAGTAGCAG GTTACACCAAACCAGGCAACCCACAGAACGCCACACCTGGAGTCAACAGCGGACCCCTTTTCATTCCTCATGGATCCACACCCTCTACCCCTACCCATGCaccccaggcctctcctggccagCCAACTCCTACAACACCTATAACCCCAGTTTTCCCTGGCATGGTGCCCTCTTACAACCCCAACgcttcttctccttcccctGCTCCATCCCCTTCTGTGATCAAGGCAGGACCACAGACCCCAAGTGGCCATGCTACACCTACACCCTCATCTGTCATTAAAGCCCACACCCCTTCTGGTACGCCTTGTGGAACTCCTGTCCCAGGTGGATtttcctcctcccccttccATGTCGCTTCCAGACCGAACACCCCCGCCAGTTCTCGCAGTAGTTCAGACCCCTTATCTCAGATGAACTCCATGGGCTCAACTCAGCAGAAAGGCTTTACCACAGACCACCCATCAGGTCCCACCCTTCCTGGCATACAGGCACAAGCAGGTAACCCCTCTGGGTCCGTGATTCGCAGTTGCACTCCCTCAGGACCACCATCTCTCACTCCTGGATCCTCCACCCCACTTATTCCAAGCTGTTCTACCCCAGGCTCTAGTTCCAAACCCTCCCAAGTTCATTCTGCACAGATTCAGGCTGCCATGGCTGCTGCTGGAGTCTTAAACAGACACACGGGAGGTAGCACTAATGGCAGTAACAGCCCTGTGCCCTCTGCTTTCAAGGGCACCTCTCGCTCTGGCACACCGTGTGTTAGCTCCCTGGTGGTACCAGGTTCTGCTCAAGCTGCCCTTGCACGGTCCTTTGGCCTGTCGCACCCCTCAGGTTCTCCTCAAGTCTCCCTCCCAAGTCCTGTTGCTATCACAGGCCTTCAAGCTCTCTCCTCCAGCCCAGCACCACCTCATTATCCTGGCCTGTCCCCTTTTTCATCCctttcttcctcccttcctccttccACCCTCCCTACATCCATGCCTGCAATTCCCCCTACAAGCAGTATTTCTAACCATCCTCCAACTTCCATCTACCACCAAGGCTTGGCTCCCAACTCTGCACCAAGTGCAGCTTCACCTTTTGCTCTGGGCCTCACTTCTGCGCCCTCTATATTCCCAGGCCTCCCACCTGGGCCTAGTCCTGCTGCCTTCCCAGGATTGGGAGTTTCAGGAGGGCACGGTGCTGGCAGCCCTGTCTTGTCTTCTTTCATGGGACTGCCAGGGGCTACTCCATCTTCAGTGGCATCGGTGGCACCTCTACAGGCAgtcgctgctgcagctgcagccgtGGCAGGAGTTCCATCATCTTCCGCAGTTCTACCAGGCTTTGCATCTGCTTTCAGCTCCAACTTCCAGCCTGG GTTGAGTGGTGGGCTCCAGCCGCCAGGGAGCAGTGGATTCCCCAGCCTGCTGTCCTTCCCTGGGGTACCAGGCttctctccctctgcctccccTGCTGCCCTTAGTGGCCTCCATAACCCGAGCATGTCATCTGCATTGCTGCAG GCTCATCCTACATCTGCTGTGGAGAGTTTTCCTCCTCAGCCCAACAGCTTCACCAACTACCCTCCAGGCCCAGGAAACCCCTTCCCCCTCCAACCAGGCCTACACCCCCAATTGGGTTGGCAATAA
- the proser1 gene encoding proline and serine-rich protein 1 isoform X2 — MCVLTDQRIKAIEQVHGYFSSEQVMEILKYFSWAEPQIKAVKALQHKMVAIPTTKVANILNCFTFSKDRLVVLELIALNISDAQNYRPVEDLFRIHLSEKKRARRILEQVCKVGCKAPVAMISSCGIIPGNPYPKGRPSLVSGTFPGIPPIKKESDKKDDPSNIMEGKGIASRIIGPFKPFPSTYNPQRPVPYPIPPCRPHATIAPSAYNNAGHVSVGGVIRASVPPPPYNSTHKVAGYTKPGNPQNATPGVNSGPLFIPHGSTPSTPTHAPQASPGQPTPTTPITPVFPGMVPSYNPNASSPSPAPSPSVIKAGPQTPSGHATPTPSSVIKAHTPSGTPCGTPVPGGFSSSPFHVASRPNTPASSRSSSDPLSQMNSMGSTQQKGFTTDHPSGPTLPGIQAQAGNPSGSVIRSCTPSGPPSLTPGSSTPLIPSCSTPGSSSKPSQVHSAQIQAAMAAAGVLNRHTGGSTNGSNSPVPSAFKGTSRSGTPCVSSLVVPGSAQAALARSFGLSHPSGSPQVSLPSPVAITGLQALSSSPAPPHYPGLSPFSSLSSSLPPSTLPTSMPAIPPTSSISNHPPTSIYHQGLAPNSAPSAASPFALGLTSAPSIFPGLPPGPSPAAFPGLGVSGGHGAGSPVLSSFMGLPGATPSSVASVAPLQAVAAAAAAVAGVPSSSAVLPGFASAFSSNFQPGLSGGLQPPGSSGFPSLLSFPGVPGFSPSASPAALSGLHNPSMSSALLQAHPTSAVESFPPQPNSFTNYPPGPGNPFPLQPGLHPQLGWQ, encoded by the exons ATG TGCGTCCTGACCGATCAGCGTATCAAAGCCATTGAGCAGGTGCATGGATATTTCTCCAGTGAACAG GTGATGGAGATATTGAAGTACTTCTCATGGGCAGAGCCACAGATCAAAGCAGTTAAGGCTTTGCAACAT AAAATGGTTGCAATCCCGACAACCAAAGTTGCAAATATCCTGAATTGCTTCACCTTCTCAAAGGACAGGCTGGTTGTCCTGGAACTCATAGCTTT GAACATTTCAGATGCTCAAAATTATCGCCCTGTGGAGGATCTATTTCGAATACACTTGTCTGAGAAGAAGCGAGCTCGTAGGATACTGGAGCAA GTTTGTAAGGTTGGTTGTAAGGCTCCAGTGGCCATGATCTCCTCTTGTGGGATCATCCCAGGAAATCCATACCCTAAAGGCAGACCCAGCCTGGTCAGCGGCACATTTCCT GGAATCCCTccaataaagaaagaaagcgaTAAGAAAGATGACCCCTCCAATATTATGGAGGGGAAGGGAATTGCTTCACGGATCATTGGGCCATTCAAACCT TTTCCATCAACCTACAATCCTCAACGGCCTGTGCCCTACCCCATACCGCCCTGCCGACCTCATGCTACCATTGCGCCAA GTGCATACAACAACGCAGGCCATGTTTCTGTGGGAGGGGTTATAAGAGCCAGTGTGCCCCCTCCCCCCTACAACTCCACCCACAAAGTAGCAG GTTACACCAAACCAGGCAACCCACAGAACGCCACACCTGGAGTCAACAGCGGACCCCTTTTCATTCCTCATGGATCCACACCCTCTACCCCTACCCATGCaccccaggcctctcctggccagCCAACTCCTACAACACCTATAACCCCAGTTTTCCCTGGCATGGTGCCCTCTTACAACCCCAACgcttcttctccttcccctGCTCCATCCCCTTCTGTGATCAAGGCAGGACCACAGACCCCAAGTGGCCATGCTACACCTACACCCTCATCTGTCATTAAAGCCCACACCCCTTCTGGTACGCCTTGTGGAACTCCTGTCCCAGGTGGATtttcctcctcccccttccATGTCGCTTCCAGACCGAACACCCCCGCCAGTTCTCGCAGTAGTTCAGACCCCTTATCTCAGATGAACTCCATGGGCTCAACTCAGCAGAAAGGCTTTACCACAGACCACCCATCAGGTCCCACCCTTCCTGGCATACAGGCACAAGCAGGTAACCCCTCTGGGTCCGTGATTCGCAGTTGCACTCCCTCAGGACCACCATCTCTCACTCCTGGATCCTCCACCCCACTTATTCCAAGCTGTTCTACCCCAGGCTCTAGTTCCAAACCCTCCCAAGTTCATTCTGCACAGATTCAGGCTGCCATGGCTGCTGCTGGAGTCTTAAACAGACACACGGGAGGTAGCACTAATGGCAGTAACAGCCCTGTGCCCTCTGCTTTCAAGGGCACCTCTCGCTCTGGCACACCGTGTGTTAGCTCCCTGGTGGTACCAGGTTCTGCTCAAGCTGCCCTTGCACGGTCCTTTGGCCTGTCGCACCCCTCAGGTTCTCCTCAAGTCTCCCTCCCAAGTCCTGTTGCTATCACAGGCCTTCAAGCTCTCTCCTCCAGCCCAGCACCACCTCATTATCCTGGCCTGTCCCCTTTTTCATCCctttcttcctcccttcctccttccACCCTCCCTACATCCATGCCTGCAATTCCCCCTACAAGCAGTATTTCTAACCATCCTCCAACTTCCATCTACCACCAAGGCTTGGCTCCCAACTCTGCACCAAGTGCAGCTTCACCTTTTGCTCTGGGCCTCACTTCTGCGCCCTCTATATTCCCAGGCCTCCCACCTGGGCCTAGTCCTGCTGCCTTCCCAGGATTGGGAGTTTCAGGAGGGCACGGTGCTGGCAGCCCTGTCTTGTCTTCTTTCATGGGACTGCCAGGGGCTACTCCATCTTCAGTGGCATCGGTGGCACCTCTACAGGCAgtcgctgctgcagctgcagccgtGGCAGGAGTTCCATCATCTTCCGCAGTTCTACCAGGCTTTGCATCTGCTTTCAGCTCCAACTTCCAGCCTGG GTTGAGTGGTGGGCTCCAGCCGCCAGGGAGCAGTGGATTCCCCAGCCTGCTGTCCTTCCCTGGGGTACCAGGCttctctccctctgcctccccTGCTGCCCTTAGTGGCCTCCATAACCCGAGCATGTCATCTGCATTGCTGCAG GCTCATCCTACATCTGCTGTGGAGAGTTTTCCTCCTCAGCCCAACAGCTTCACCAACTACCCTCCAGGCCCAGGAAACCCCTTCCCCCTCCAACCAGGCCTACACCCCCAATTGGGTTGGCAATAA
- the proser1 gene encoding proline and serine-rich protein 1 isoform X3, whose amino-acid sequence MDKKSFDIVLDEIRKCVLTDQRIKAIEQVHGYFSSEQVMEILKYFSWAEPQIKAVKALQHKMVAIPTTKVANILNCFTFSKDRLVVLELIALNISDAQNYRPVEDLFRIHLSEKKRARRILEQVCKVGCKAPVAMISSCGIIPGNPYPKGRPSLVSGTFPGIPPIKKESDKKDDPSNIMEGKGIASRIIGPFKPFPSTYNPQRPVPYPIPPCRPHATIAPSYTKPGNPQNATPGVNSGPLFIPHGSTPSTPTHAPQASPGQPTPTTPITPVFPGMVPSYNPNASSPSPAPSPSVIKAGPQTPSGHATPTPSSVIKAHTPSGTPCGTPVPGGFSSSPFHVASRPNTPASSRSSSDPLSQMNSMGSTQQKGFTTDHPSGPTLPGIQAQAGNPSGSVIRSCTPSGPPSLTPGSSTPLIPSCSTPGSSSKPSQVHSAQIQAAMAAAGVLNRHTGGSTNGSNSPVPSAFKGTSRSGTPCVSSLVVPGSAQAALARSFGLSHPSGSPQVSLPSPVAITGLQALSSSPAPPHYPGLSPFSSLSSSLPPSTLPTSMPAIPPTSSISNHPPTSIYHQGLAPNSAPSAASPFALGLTSAPSIFPGLPPGPSPAAFPGLGVSGGHGAGSPVLSSFMGLPGATPSSVASVAPLQAVAAAAAAVAGVPSSSAVLPGFASAFSSNFQPGLSGGLQPPGSSGFPSLLSFPGVPGFSPSASPAALSGLHNPSMSSALLQAHPTSAVESFPPQPNSFTNYPPGPGNPFPLQPGLHPQLGWQ is encoded by the exons ATGGATAAGAAATCATTTGATATTGTTCTGGATGAGATCAGGAAG TGCGTCCTGACCGATCAGCGTATCAAAGCCATTGAGCAGGTGCATGGATATTTCTCCAGTGAACAG GTGATGGAGATATTGAAGTACTTCTCATGGGCAGAGCCACAGATCAAAGCAGTTAAGGCTTTGCAACAT AAAATGGTTGCAATCCCGACAACCAAAGTTGCAAATATCCTGAATTGCTTCACCTTCTCAAAGGACAGGCTGGTTGTCCTGGAACTCATAGCTTT GAACATTTCAGATGCTCAAAATTATCGCCCTGTGGAGGATCTATTTCGAATACACTTGTCTGAGAAGAAGCGAGCTCGTAGGATACTGGAGCAA GTTTGTAAGGTTGGTTGTAAGGCTCCAGTGGCCATGATCTCCTCTTGTGGGATCATCCCAGGAAATCCATACCCTAAAGGCAGACCCAGCCTGGTCAGCGGCACATTTCCT GGAATCCCTccaataaagaaagaaagcgaTAAGAAAGATGACCCCTCCAATATTATGGAGGGGAAGGGAATTGCTTCACGGATCATTGGGCCATTCAAACCT TTTCCATCAACCTACAATCCTCAACGGCCTGTGCCCTACCCCATACCGCCCTGCCGACCTCATGCTACCATTGCGCCAA GTTACACCAAACCAGGCAACCCACAGAACGCCACACCTGGAGTCAACAGCGGACCCCTTTTCATTCCTCATGGATCCACACCCTCTACCCCTACCCATGCaccccaggcctctcctggccagCCAACTCCTACAACACCTATAACCCCAGTTTTCCCTGGCATGGTGCCCTCTTACAACCCCAACgcttcttctccttcccctGCTCCATCCCCTTCTGTGATCAAGGCAGGACCACAGACCCCAAGTGGCCATGCTACACCTACACCCTCATCTGTCATTAAAGCCCACACCCCTTCTGGTACGCCTTGTGGAACTCCTGTCCCAGGTGGATtttcctcctcccccttccATGTCGCTTCCAGACCGAACACCCCCGCCAGTTCTCGCAGTAGTTCAGACCCCTTATCTCAGATGAACTCCATGGGCTCAACTCAGCAGAAAGGCTTTACCACAGACCACCCATCAGGTCCCACCCTTCCTGGCATACAGGCACAAGCAGGTAACCCCTCTGGGTCCGTGATTCGCAGTTGCACTCCCTCAGGACCACCATCTCTCACTCCTGGATCCTCCACCCCACTTATTCCAAGCTGTTCTACCCCAGGCTCTAGTTCCAAACCCTCCCAAGTTCATTCTGCACAGATTCAGGCTGCCATGGCTGCTGCTGGAGTCTTAAACAGACACACGGGAGGTAGCACTAATGGCAGTAACAGCCCTGTGCCCTCTGCTTTCAAGGGCACCTCTCGCTCTGGCACACCGTGTGTTAGCTCCCTGGTGGTACCAGGTTCTGCTCAAGCTGCCCTTGCACGGTCCTTTGGCCTGTCGCACCCCTCAGGTTCTCCTCAAGTCTCCCTCCCAAGTCCTGTTGCTATCACAGGCCTTCAAGCTCTCTCCTCCAGCCCAGCACCACCTCATTATCCTGGCCTGTCCCCTTTTTCATCCctttcttcctcccttcctccttccACCCTCCCTACATCCATGCCTGCAATTCCCCCTACAAGCAGTATTTCTAACCATCCTCCAACTTCCATCTACCACCAAGGCTTGGCTCCCAACTCTGCACCAAGTGCAGCTTCACCTTTTGCTCTGGGCCTCACTTCTGCGCCCTCTATATTCCCAGGCCTCCCACCTGGGCCTAGTCCTGCTGCCTTCCCAGGATTGGGAGTTTCAGGAGGGCACGGTGCTGGCAGCCCTGTCTTGTCTTCTTTCATGGGACTGCCAGGGGCTACTCCATCTTCAGTGGCATCGGTGGCACCTCTACAGGCAgtcgctgctgcagctgcagccgtGGCAGGAGTTCCATCATCTTCCGCAGTTCTACCAGGCTTTGCATCTGCTTTCAGCTCCAACTTCCAGCCTGG GTTGAGTGGTGGGCTCCAGCCGCCAGGGAGCAGTGGATTCCCCAGCCTGCTGTCCTTCCCTGGGGTACCAGGCttctctccctctgcctccccTGCTGCCCTTAGTGGCCTCCATAACCCGAGCATGTCATCTGCATTGCTGCAG GCTCATCCTACATCTGCTGTGGAGAGTTTTCCTCCTCAGCCCAACAGCTTCACCAACTACCCTCCAGGCCCAGGAAACCCCTTCCCCCTCCAACCAGGCCTACACCCCCAATTGGGTTGGCAATAA